The region atgtttttttaaatttgtacactaattttatcaaaaccacAGGCTACATTgtctttaaaatgttgtattatactCATGATTtctttcgattttatttttaccgagaataaattgttgaaattaattGCAGGTGATGTCACACTTGAATTTTGCAATCAAGAGAAACTGGTTTAACCCTAGCAATTCCAATTATTCATAAcgtgattaataatttaaaacaatcaagAAATGAAGAAGTGttcaatgcaattttaaaaGACTGTGAACATTTATTATCTGAAACCCAAACTGAATCTCCAAAACGCAAGAGAAAGACTActataaaattgaatgaatatattttaagtgaatCATCtggtacttataaaaattatgtcaacgacgatattaatatttcataattaaatctGAGATGGAAactcattttgaaaaaaatgatgaacTTATTAAAGCTGTTTCTAACATATATGAATTGAATTacgatgattttaaaatatttaatgatcttaaaattaatattccttCAAAAGAAgaaataatttgtgtaaaaaattatttaaaagaaaataatatatctaataagaACATCTTAATAGAGCTTTATCAACAACGTAAAGCATTTAAAGCTACATATGAAATGATAGCAGCAGTTGAAGTATTTGGATGTAGCTCAGCAGTTTGTGAATCGACATTTTCCAGCTTAAACAGAGTTGACAATCCTCAAAGGCAATCAATGTCACATAACCGGCTTTCCAACTTAACTTTATTGGCATTTCAGTCCAAACGGACAGAAAACTTAAACATGGACGGGATACGGCATTCCTTTATACATTCTACATACACTGTTTAGGCCAACATAACGGAGAGAGAAACGATGGTTCTCACTCGCACACATCTTCTGTGTGACAAGGAAAGTAAAACTCTTGTAAGAGagagaaaacataatatgtacagatAATTGATGATTTGAGATCTAGCGGTTAATAATAGTATGAATTATGTTAGCTTACAGATTTTTGTGTTATGCTGCATCCATTAGTTTAATatcaatggtaataaataataataatgtggcgATAACAATAACACAGTGCTATCAACATAATAACAACCATACAGCACTAacaaccacgatttaagatatacaggttaaaCATCGGCCTATAACGAATAGTGCTTTATGATGACTGGTGAACCGTCATTTTGAAACAGCTGAGGCCCCCGATCACTAGCGCTCGTTgtggtttaaatatattaatatcattattcattatcttAATCAGTTTCGCGTACTAAACCCCGGGTAAAATTTACCGCGTTTTTTTGCATTTCTTTCATGATATGCtaacatgaataaaaattaaaatataatatttcattattatataggtatattatactgatttaaTTCATGGCGATATGAATTATGAGATATCTTAAATCCTGattatattctacataatatcatatggtACATTCATaatgtatattcattattaatttagttatttaaaagtcCAGCTTTTTAAAATAGCTTCTTACAAAATGGTTAAGATGTGTTGTGTTCCGTATTGTAACGAGATAAGTAAAAGCAAATTTAATGTTCCAAAAAACAACGAGCTAAGAAGTTTATGGGAAAAatctttgaatttaaaattaaaaccaacttCGAAAGTTTGTGAGAAACATTTTGATGTAAATGACGTTATAAAAACATGGGAATCTGGGAAAGGATTCAGCAAGTATACGGTACCTACTgtactattacaataatcttcaaaaattataacataaattttagataatagaaaaaatatttagaaaaaacaaaattttgattCTTAAAAAGCTATGCAATTATTGGTACATAAACAAATAAGTTTATGATTGTTTCTGAAATTTGTTTAGATATGTTTGAAAATACCAAAACTTAGACCTGGTGCTATTCCTAAACTTACAGTGGTAAATGAAACTATTAATGATGTTTTACAAAATGCAGTCTTAGATATTTATCCGCCTAAAAAGAGAAAGgtgaatttgtatttatatattctatataatattatattataatattattatttcattttaaaaacatatttcatcAAATTCAGTTTCAATTTACATAACTTCAgtgaatgtaaaattaaatattgattttaaaatttaaaatagaaataaacttAACATAAGACTATATTTAAACAGGTATCT is a window of Acyrthosiphon pisum isolate AL4f unplaced genomic scaffold, pea_aphid_22Mar2018_4r6ur Scaffold_21512;HRSCAF=24158, whole genome shotgun sequence DNA encoding:
- the LOC107884088 gene encoding uncharacterized protein LOC107884088, which encodes MVKMCCVPYCNEISKSKFNVPKNNELRSLWEKSLNLKLKPTSKVCEKHFDVNDVIKTWESGKGFSKYTICLKIPKLRPGAIPKLTVVNETINDVLQNAVLDIYPPKKRK